The following proteins come from a genomic window of Pangasianodon hypophthalmus isolate fPanHyp1 chromosome 24, fPanHyp1.pri, whole genome shotgun sequence:
- the entr1 gene encoding endosome-associated-trafficking regulator 1, whose amino-acid sequence MSKHKTSKKKLIIEDDEPKEDGEELNPFSFKEFIRSKNQHSSTVEPVEKTSAGACSVEDEYEYATGFEHSHKAHFFTDPSLLDQSFDYKPEDEWTESYQPSAIEEAHELGLSGTLEGSAYLDHSLLSCEDKDETVNEWELGEDFSPQPHVHRRSTGSYEGDEETSVIDLTFHSKKSSTENGISYQQKLREENSQLRKHIRELIKKSEADSTKIRQLTDELHNRNLREEREAKALESMVQSVEENLQLMTKRAVKAESSLSKLKQEVQQLQSQLEAYRCENERLRAGETAALSSMRQNAQVASKYLIKAAQDAETSIKQLLTGRETLCLVSELLRSIDKITEIPK is encoded by the exons ATGTCCAAACACAAAACATCCAAGAAAAAGCTCATTATTGAAGATG ATGAGCCGAAAGAGGACGGAGAAGAACTGAATCCCTTCTCCTTCAAAGAATTCATCAGGAGCAAAAATCAACATTCCAGCACCGTCGAGCCTGTTGAG AAAACGTCTGCTGGTGCTTGTTCAGTGGAGGATGAATACGAGTACGCCACAGGCTTCGAGCACAGCCATAAGGCTCACTTTTTCACAGATCCCTCTCTGCTTGACCAGTCGTTTGACTATAAACCTGAGGATGAATGGACTGAAAGCTACCAGCCCTCGGCCATTGAGGAAGCACATGAGTTAGGACTGAGCGGCACTCTGGAAGGCAGTGCTTATTTGGATCACTCCTTACTGTCCTGTGAAGACAAGGACGAGACGGTAAACGAGTGGGAGCTGGGAGAGGACTTCTCACCACAGCCTCACGTCCACAGAAGGAGCACGGGTAGCTatgaaggagatgaagagaCCTCAGTTATTGATCTCACCTTCCACTCGAAAaaaagcagtacagaaaatgggaTTAGTTACCAGCAAAAG CTAAGAGAAGAAAATTCTCAGCTTCGGAAACATATCAGAGAACTGATAAAAAAGTCAGAGGCTGATTCTACAAA GATCAGACAGCTTACAGACGAGTTGCACAATCGAAATTTGCGAGAGGAAAGAGAAGCCAAAGCCTTGGAGAGCATGGTGCAGTCTGTGGAAGAAAACCTCCAGCTCATGACG AAACGAGCTGTTAAAGCTGAAAGCAGTTTGTCTAAATTGAAACAAGAGGTCCAGCAGCTCCAG AGCCAGCTAGAAGCATACAGATGTGAGAATGAGCGACTTCGTGCAGGAGAAACTGCTGCCTTGAGCTCAATGAGACAAAATGCACAAGTGGCATCCAAGTACCTTATCAAAGCTGCCCAAGATGCTGAGACTTCCATCAA GCAGTTGCTGACAGGAAGAGAGACTTTGTGCCTCGTATCAGAGCTGCTGCGTTCAATTGACAAGATTACTGAGATTCCAAAATAA